From a region of the bacterium genome:
- a CDS encoding polyprenyl synthetase family protein — protein sequence MNAVVSPDNKSVLTRVDLSDVRSKMIDSLRTTSVAPMIKEISMVIGGGKMLRAKLTMTLGAVSGAKYDDLVRAAAAVEMVHAASLLHDDVVDGGVLRRGAPTFWKEKSISGAILLGDLMICKAVQMLEEIENRRVGGMLVNLSAEMCDAEVEQELITRGVPGNWEKSVSMIRRKTGSLFAFAANAADSTPGKRADALLEAGYQIGTAFQMADDLMDASGGSIRDGKDLGQDAARGKLTSVSAINTEKARTHQCIRDLHQSSRTLLAPWPPIQAAWNQYLTADMGPVIDKFVS from the coding sequence ATGAATGCAGTTGTTTCGCCTGATAATAAATCAGTTTTGACCCGGGTCGATTTGAGTGATGTCCGGAGCAAGATGATTGACAGCCTCCGCACCACCTCGGTGGCACCGATGATCAAGGAGATTTCCATGGTCATCGGGGGCGGCAAAATGCTGAGAGCGAAACTGACCATGACCCTTGGCGCGGTAAGTGGCGCAAAATACGATGATCTGGTTCGGGCTGCGGCCGCCGTAGAAATGGTGCATGCCGCCAGTCTTCTACATGACGATGTGGTTGACGGCGGGGTATTGCGCCGCGGAGCCCCAACCTTCTGGAAGGAAAAGAGCATTTCCGGCGCCATTCTGCTCGGCGACCTCATGATCTGTAAAGCCGTCCAAATGCTTGAAGAAATTGAAAACAGGCGGGTGGGTGGAATGCTGGTCAATTTGTCTGCGGAAATGTGCGATGCCGAGGTCGAACAGGAACTGATCACACGTGGCGTCCCTGGTAACTGGGAAAAGAGCGTCTCCATGATCAGGCGGAAAACCGGCTCGCTGTTCGCCTTTGCTGCAAATGCCGCGGATAGCACCCCCGGTAAACGGGCAGACGCTTTATTGGAGGCTGGCTACCAAATTGGTACGGCGTTCCAAATGGCCGACGACCTGATGGATGCTTCAGGGGGATCGATACGCGATGGCAAGGATCTGGGGCAGGATGCAGCACGCGGCAAACTCACCTCGGTGTCTGCCATAAACACTGAAAAAGCGCGGACGCATCAATGCATTCGTGACCTCCACCAAAGTTCGCGGACTCTTTTGGCCCCCTGGCCCCCCATTCAAGCCGCATGGAATCAGTATTTGACAGCCGATATGGGCCCCGTTATTGATAAATTTGTATCATAA
- the leuB gene encoding 3-isopropylmalate dehydrogenase, translating into MSNTTQIAVLSGDGIGPEVMEQGLKVLGAIQKRFDFNLKFTHADVGGAAIDRHGNALPESTLKTCEASKAILFGSVGGPKWEKLPPAQQPERGALLPLRKHFGLFCNLRPAKLPTSMLPCSPIRPDLCPAGFDILCVRELTGDVYFGQPKGREGSGPSERAFDTMAYTRHEIERVTHMAFEMARNRRKKVTSIDKANVLTTMVLWREVVTGIGLSYPDVTLQHMYVDNAAMQLVRSPQQFDVMLCPNMFGDIISDECAMLSGSLGMLPSASLNETGFGLYEPAGGSAPDIAGKGIANPIAQILSAALMLRHTLHLEEGARAIEKAVEDVLAQGFRTKDITTNASQTVVGTAEMGTAITEAILEN; encoded by the coding sequence ATGAGCAACACGACCCAAATTGCAGTATTAAGCGGTGACGGAATTGGCCCGGAAGTCATGGAACAGGGACTGAAAGTCCTTGGGGCCATCCAGAAACGGTTCGACTTTAACCTGAAATTCACTCATGCCGATGTCGGTGGTGCAGCCATTGACCGGCACGGAAACGCGCTCCCTGAGAGCACGCTCAAAACCTGCGAAGCCAGCAAGGCCATTCTCTTCGGCTCCGTTGGGGGCCCGAAATGGGAAAAGCTACCGCCAGCCCAACAGCCAGAACGAGGCGCACTACTGCCTCTCCGAAAACATTTTGGACTGTTCTGCAACTTGCGTCCGGCCAAACTACCCACCTCCATGCTTCCCTGCTCACCTATCCGACCGGACTTATGTCCTGCAGGATTTGATATCCTCTGTGTCCGGGAACTGACAGGTGACGTCTATTTCGGCCAACCCAAGGGCCGGGAAGGCTCAGGCCCAAGCGAACGGGCTTTTGATACCATGGCCTATACCCGCCATGAAATCGAACGGGTGACACACATGGCGTTCGAGATGGCTCGCAACCGCCGCAAAAAAGTAACCTCCATTGACAAGGCCAATGTACTCACCACCATGGTGCTCTGGCGCGAAGTGGTTACCGGGATCGGGCTTTCCTATCCAGACGTAACCCTCCAGCATATGTATGTTGACAATGCCGCCATGCAATTGGTGCGATCCCCCCAGCAATTCGACGTCATGCTTTGCCCCAACATGTTCGGGGACATCATCAGTGATGAGTGCGCGATGCTGTCGGGTTCACTGGGAATGCTACCCTCTGCAAGCCTGAACGAGACCGGGTTTGGCCTCTATGAGCCTGCGGGTGGGTCCGCACCGGATATCGCCGGGAAAGGCATTGCTAACCCGATCGCCCAAATCCTCTCGGCGGCCCTGATGCTTCGCCACACCCTTCACCTCGAGGAGGGCGCCAGGGCGATTGAGAAAGCCGTCGAAGACGTTCTGGCTCAAGGGTTCCGCACGAAGGATATCACCACGAATGCCTCCCAAACCGTGGTGGGAACTGCGGAAATGGGAACGGCCATTACCGAGGCCATTCTCGAAAACTGA